The Stigmatella aurantiaca DW4/3-1 genome contains the following window.
TTGCGCGCCTGCTCGGGCGCCATGTACTGCGGGGAGCCGAGGAACGTCCCGCTCTGGGTGATTTCCGGGCTGAGCGCGCCCTCGGTCACGGGCGCAATGGACTTGACGAGGCCGAAGTCCAGGACCTTCACCAGATCCTGATCCGACTCGTTGAGCAGCATGATGTTGGCGGGCTTGAGGTCCCGGTGAACGATGCCCATGCCGTGCGCCTCGCGCAGCGAGCGGCACACCTGCTGGCCAATGGAGATGACGCGGCTCCAGGGCAAGGGCCCCGTCTGGGAGAGCACCTGCGCCAGGGTGCGCCCCTCCATGTACTCCATGGCGATGAAGTAGATGTTGTCTTCGGTCTGCCCGTAATCGATGACCGTGACGGTGTTGGGGTGGCGGAGCTTGGAGGTGAGGGAGGCCTCGCGCAGAAAGCGCTGCTGGAAGCCGGGATCCTTGCTGCTGGGAAAGTTGGGGTTGAGGACCTTGAGCGCCACCACCCGGTCCAAGGGGGTCTGGATGGCCCGGTAGACCTTGCCCATGCCCCCCATGCCGAGCGGCTCGGTGATCCGGAAGCGACCGTTGAGCGTCCGGCCAATGAGCGGGTCCACTCCCGGCGCTGCCGGAGCCCCGACGGCTGGCGAATCACTCTTGATCATTCACATTCCCCGCCTGCATACGGCATTGCGTCTCCACGAGCCACGTCCGTCCCCACGCGCATCTCTGGACCGCATCAAACCACAACCCCGCGTTCACTGCGATTCAGCTTGGCCGCCTCCTTCAGGACGTTTGGGCCGCCTGGGGGCAGCCAGGGAAGCACGGGAGGTCCGAAGACTACACCGCCCGCATTGACGGTCCTCCTGGGACCGGATTACGTTCCGAGGCTCCCGGAGCATCTCCACCGGGTCAGGGCTGCTCGATGGCCGAAACCCCCACAACTCCAGCCGAAGCCCACGCACGCCGTACCTCCGTTCAGCAGCGGCTGTCGCTGCTGGAAGGGGAGTTGCAGCAACTGCGGCAGGAACTGACCCACCTCGACGGGGAGCTGCGGCTGCCAGGGCTCTTCCTCACGCTGGAGGTTGCAGGCGCCCAGGCGCTGTTGCCCACCGAGGTGGTCCAGGAAGTGGTTCGGCTGGTGGAAATCCAGCCCTTGCCCGGTGCGCCTGCCCACGTGGCGGGTGCGTTCGTCTACCGGGGCACGTCCGCCATCGTGGTGGATCTGGCCGTGCTGCTGGGCGTCCGCCGGGAGCCGGAGATGGATGCGCACCTGGTGGTCTGCTCGGGGGCGCGCACGGTGGCGCTGCTGGTGGACCGGGTCCGGGACATCGTCGAGACGCCCGCCCTCGTGGAAGGGGATGCCGCCGGAGCGCACCGCTCGCCGTGGGACACGACCGGACTGATGGGCGGCTTGTGCCGGCTTCCCGAAGGCGGGTTGCTCCCCTTGCTGCGGACCACGCTCCTGCTGGCCACTCCGGAGGGGACGTGAACGAAGTCGTCCGGGCGGATGCGCTCGATGAGGCCACGCTCAGCCGGGTCGAGGACGTCCTGAGGGAGGCCAGTGGCCTGACGCTCACCGCCAGTGTCCGGCGCTCGCTGAGCACCGCGCTCGTCCGGGCCGCCGAGGCACGCAAGCTCGCACCCCCGGTGTTTCTCAAGGCGCTGCTGGCACGGGATCCCGTGGTGGTGGAGACCTTCATCGAGTACGCG
Protein-coding sequences here:
- a CDS encoding chemotaxis protein CheW, with the protein product MAETPTTPAEAHARRTSVQQRLSLLEGELQQLRQELTHLDGELRLPGLFLTLEVAGAQALLPTEVVQEVVRLVEIQPLPGAPAHVAGAFVYRGTSAIVVDLAVLLGVRREPEMDAHLVVCSGARTVALLVDRVRDIVETPALVEGDAAGAHRSPWDTTGLMGGLCRLPEGGLLPLLRTTLLLATPEGT